A window of Pseudomonadota bacterium contains these coding sequences:
- a CDS encoding redoxin family protein, whose protein sequence is MRLNFFVLMALAFVVISTQCSKRGPSENDPFPALTLAPLSGGSAWSPEMLKGKTTLIQVFAAWCPHCANEMDDLAALKKRFPNLQVIGIFWNDEPANLKPFLQRFGNPYDSIWRDTNDSVNRQLKIPGVPAIYVVDGTGVIRQHYKGALRPEVRDAYLIPYLELQQPKTETIR, encoded by the coding sequence ATGCGCCTGAATTTTTTCGTTCTCATGGCACTGGCCTTTGTGGTCATCAGCACGCAATGCAGCAAGCGCGGCCCCTCGGAGAATGATCCGTTCCCGGCTCTCACCCTTGCCCCGTTAAGCGGCGGCAGCGCATGGTCGCCCGAAATGCTGAAAGGCAAAACCACGCTCATCCAGGTTTTCGCTGCATGGTGCCCGCATTGCGCCAACGAGATGGACGACCTCGCCGCCCTCAAAAAACGTTTCCCCAACCTGCAGGTCATCGGCATTTTCTGGAATGATGAACCGGCGAATTTGAAGCCGTTCCTGCAACGTTTCGGCAATCCGTATGACAGCATCTGGCGCGATACAAACGACAGTGTTAATCGCCAGCTAAAAATCCCCGGCGTTCCCGCTATCTATGTGGTCGATGGCACCGGCGTTATCCGCCAACACTATAAGGGCGCGCTTCGCCCGGAAGTGCGCGATGCGTATCTGATCCCCTATCTTGAACTGCAGCAACCAAAAACCGAAACCATACGGTAG
- a CDS encoding type 1 glutamine amidotransferase domain-containing protein: MHTDRILFVLTSADRMGNAPEPTGSWLEEIAAPYYTFLDARCEITLASPKGGKAPLDPKSFAEEYTSASTRRFDADATAQAALATTTPLATIDADDYHAIFFAGGHGTMADFPTDPIVASVIEQFYAAGKPVSAVCHGPACFMRARKPAGEPMIDAHRFTCFTDEEETLVGLHEIVPFLLESSLAALGGIPQRAAPFAANVVVDGQLITGQNPASAIPVAEAVIHQLRTRQQERSAA, from the coding sequence ATGCATACCGACCGCATCCTTTTTGTTCTCACCTCCGCCGACCGCATGGGCAACGCGCCCGAGCCCACCGGCTCCTGGCTCGAAGAAATCGCCGCGCCCTATTACACCTTCCTCGATGCGCGGTGCGAGATCACCCTCGCGTCACCCAAAGGTGGCAAAGCGCCGCTCGATCCGAAAAGCTTCGCGGAGGAATATACCAGCGCCTCCACCCGCCGTTTCGATGCGGATGCCACAGCGCAAGCAGCACTCGCCACCACCACGCCGCTTGCCACCATCGACGCGGATGATTACCACGCCATTTTCTTCGCCGGTGGCCACGGCACGATGGCGGATTTCCCGACCGATCCCATCGTCGCCAGCGTCATCGAGCAATTTTATGCGGCGGGCAAACCTGTTTCCGCTGTGTGCCACGGCCCGGCCTGTTTCATGCGCGCGCGCAAACCCGCCGGCGAGCCGATGATCGACGCTCACCGCTTCACCTGTTTTACGGATGAAGAAGAAACCCTCGTCGGCCTGCATGAAATTGTGCCGTTCCTACTTGAATCGAGCCTTGCGGCGCTTGGTGGCATTCCGCAACGTGCCGCACCGTTTGCAGCCAATGTGGTGGTGGATGGCCAGCTCATCACCGGCCAGAACCCGGCCTCCGCCATCCCGGTCGCCGAAGCCGTCATCCACCAGCTGCGCACCCGCCAGCAGGAACGCAGCGCGGCATAG
- a CDS encoding cytochrome c-type biogenesis protein CcmH has protein sequence MGVKLRTLLLALVFSASAHAASIERPLSDAAQEQTARHIFHALKCVVCEGQSLAESDAVLARQMRDHVRSMIAQGKSEPEILEYFRAQYGDQILLTPPLQRSTLLLWLTPLLLLGIGITLLRRMTRGDRP, from the coding sequence ATGGGCGTTAAGCTGCGCACGCTGCTGCTCGCCCTCGTTTTCAGCGCCAGCGCCCATGCCGCCAGCATCGAGCGCCCGCTGAGCGACGCCGCGCAGGAGCAAACCGCGCGCCATATTTTTCACGCACTCAAATGCGTCGTCTGCGAGGGCCAGTCGCTCGCCGAATCCGATGCCGTGCTCGCCCGCCAGATGCGCGACCATGTGCGCAGCATGATCGCGCAGGGCAAAAGCGAACCTGAAATTCTTGAGTATTTCCGCGCCCAATATGGCGACCAGATACTGCTCACCCCGCCGCTGCAGCGTAGCACGCTGCTGCTGTGGCTCACCCCGCTGCTGCTGCTTGGCATCGGCATCACCCTGCTACGCCGCATGACCCGTGGAGACCGCCCATGA
- a CDS encoding redoxin domain-containing protein has product MRLAPVLIFIVLAALLGIALTRQSEPVAPGAATDKPFPSFALTALDGTTQWSSDALKGQVTVINVFASWCAPCAEEMPQFAALKKQFPTVRFEGIAWNDDPATLKKWLATNGNPFGTVWLDPKGDATIALGIKGIPETFVVDGQGTLRYRLPGVLTADLATGEFALLLTALQNANQLQGIAHGR; this is encoded by the coding sequence ATGCGCCTCGCCCCTGTCCTCATCTTCATCGTCCTCGCTGCATTGCTTGGCATTGCGCTCACCCGCCAGAGCGAGCCCGTCGCCCCCGGTGCCGCGACCGATAAGCCCTTCCCCAGCTTCGCCCTCACCGCGCTTGATGGCACCACACAGTGGAGCAGCGATGCGCTCAAAGGCCAGGTCACCGTCATCAACGTGTTTGCCAGCTGGTGCGCGCCCTGCGCCGAAGAAATGCCCCAATTCGCCGCGCTGAAAAAGCAATTCCCCACCGTTCGCTTCGAAGGCATCGCCTGGAACGACGACCCCGCCACCTTGAAAAAATGGCTGGCGACAAACGGCAACCCGTTTGGCACCGTCTGGCTCGACCCCAAGGGCGACGCCACCATTGCGCTGGGCATCAAAGGCATTCCCGAAACCTTCGTGGTCGATGGGCAGGGCACGCTGCGTTACCGCCTGCCCGGCGTGCTCACCGCGGATTTGGCCACGGGTGAATTTGCGCTGCTGCTAACCGCGCTGCAAAACGCCAACCAGCTGCAGGGGATCGCCCATGGGCGTTAA
- a CDS encoding heme lyase CcmF/NrfE family subunit, whose translation MIPELGQFCLVLAFVVSLLQAGVPLLARLNRPHALLHLTKPTATALFLLISGAFSALIACYVLSDFSVLTVVLNSHTSKPLLYKIVGSWGNHEGSMLLWMWVLAACGFLVAYLRTHDTQLRAVTLAVLGLISAGFLAFILFTSNPFLRVFPPPADGEDLNPLLQDIGLAFHPPTLYIGYVGFGIVFAYAIAGLLLKRIDANWARTVHPWILLPWSFLTLGIAAGSWWAYRELGWGGWWFWDPVENVSLLPWLIGTALLHSNMVLERRGQLARWVALLAILAFTMSLIGTFIVRSGLITSVHAFAADPTRGMFILAYIVATSGGALLVYSFAQMKPAKPVALLSRSGFILINNLLLVAAAGIVLIAILYPLALTLLKLPGISVGPGYFNATFLPATAALPLLAALAPLMAWDVTTRDQLRRLTMALLPAALAGVLIALALLSPTSALLCIALAVGGWLLLGTARYLQRMRAAQVALLSPIGLRHIASGCAHAGLAIFILGMGFTATLKQTYEAPLNARTPMVMGAYTLTVIKAERSEQDNYISRRATIAVAHHGRAITTLTPELRYYPVRSMQTTEAALYSTPLHDIYIVLGEANYAASKEETALGIRMYVTPGQQFIWFGFVLAGIGGFIGLIAALKRAKGDH comes from the coding sequence ATGATCCCCGAGCTTGGCCAATTCTGTCTGGTGCTGGCGTTTGTGGTCAGCCTGTTGCAAGCGGGGGTGCCGCTGCTGGCGCGCCTCAACCGCCCGCACGCGCTACTGCACCTCACCAAACCCACCGCGACGGCGCTTTTCCTGCTCATCAGCGGTGCGTTTTCGGCGCTCATCGCCTGCTATGTGCTGTCGGATTTTTCGGTGCTCACCGTGGTGCTCAACTCGCATACCAGCAAGCCGCTGCTGTATAAAATCGTCGGCAGCTGGGGCAATCACGAGGGCTCCATGCTGCTGTGGATGTGGGTGCTGGCCGCCTGCGGCTTCCTCGTCGCCTACCTGCGCACGCACGACACCCAGCTGCGTGCCGTCACTCTCGCTGTGCTCGGCCTCATTTCCGCCGGGTTCCTCGCCTTCATCCTCTTCACGTCCAACCCCTTCCTGCGCGTCTTCCCGCCCCCGGCGGATGGTGAAGACCTCAACCCCCTGTTGCAGGATATCGGCCTCGCCTTCCACCCGCCCACGCTTTACATCGGGTATGTCGGCTTCGGCATTGTGTTCGCCTATGCGATTGCGGGCCTGCTGCTCAAACGCATCGACGCCAACTGGGCGCGCACCGTCCATCCGTGGATTTTGCTGCCGTGGAGCTTCCTGACGCTGGGCATCGCTGCCGGTAGCTGGTGGGCCTACCGCGAGCTGGGCTGGGGCGGCTGGTGGTTCTGGGATCCGGTCGAAAATGTCTCGCTGCTGCCATGGCTCATCGGCACCGCGCTGCTGCATTCCAACATGGTGCTGGAGCGGCGCGGCCAGCTGGCGCGCTGGGTGGCGCTGCTCGCCATTCTCGCTTTCACCATGTCGCTGATTGGCACCTTCATTGTGCGTTCGGGCCTTATCACCTCGGTGCATGCGTTCGCGGCGGACCCCACGCGCGGCATGTTCATCCTTGCTTATATTGTGGCGACCAGCGGCGGCGCGCTGCTCGTTTATTCCTTCGCGCAGATGAAACCGGCAAAGCCCGTGGCGCTGCTGTCGCGCAGCGGGTTTATCCTCATCAACAACCTGCTGCTGGTGGCGGCGGCGGGCATTGTGCTCATCGCCATTCTTTATCCGCTGGCCCTCACCTTGCTGAAGCTGCCGGGCATTTCAGTTGGCCCCGGCTATTTCAACGCCACCTTCCTGCCCGCCACTGCCGCGCTGCCGCTGCTGGCCGCCCTCGCCCCGCTGATGGCGTGGGATGTTACCACGCGTGACCAGCTGCGCCGCCTCACCATGGCGCTGCTGCCCGCCGCGCTCGCCGGGGTGCTGATCGCCCTCGCCTTGCTCTCGCCTACCTCCGCATTGCTGTGCATCGCCCTTGCGGTCGGCGGCTGGCTGTTGCTGGGCACCGCGCGTTACCTCCAACGCATGCGCGCCGCACAGGTGGCGCTGCTCTCGCCCATCGGCCTGCGCCACATCGCCAGCGGCTGCGCCCATGCGGGCCTCGCCATTTTCATCCTCGGCATGGGCTTCACCGCGACGCTGAAACAAACCTACGAAGCCCCCCTCAACGCCCGCACGCCGATGGTGATGGGCGCCTACACCCTCACCGTCATCAAGGCCGAGCGCAGCGAGCAGGATAACTATATCAGCCGCCGCGCGACCATTGCCGTTGCCCATCACGGCCGCGCCATCACCACCCTGACGCCGGAGCTGCGCTACTACCCCGTGCGCAGCATGCAGACGACGGAAGCCGCGCTCTATTCCACCCCGCTGCATGATATTTACATCGTGCTGGGCGAAGCCAACTACGCCGCCAGCAAGGAAGAAACCGCCCTTGGCATCCGTATGTATGTTACCCCCGGCCAGCAGTTCATCTGGTTTGGGTTTGTGCTTGCCGGGATCGGCGGATTTATCGGCCTCATCGCCGCACTCAAACGCGCAAAGGGAGATCACTGA